Proteins encoded by one window of Acetivibrio thermocellus ATCC 27405:
- a CDS encoding GH36-type glycosyl hydrolase domain-containing protein encodes MITKVTARNNKITPVELLNQKFGNKINLGNFADAVFTDAAFKNVAGIANLPMKAPVMQVLMENCIVSKYLKQFVPDRSVCFVEEGQKFYIVLEDGQKIEVPEDVNKALRATVSDVKHWAGYLTEDGEHVIDLLKPAPGPHFYVNLLIGNRLGFKRTLQTTPKSVVDRFGRGSFRSHAATQVLATRFDMRQEENGFPANRQFYLYEDGKQIFYSALIDDNIVEATCKHSCNRTVIKYKTACNLEITRTIFLVPHKKGFPLATELQRIEIKNASDKARNLSITYTGMFGTGAVHAIFEDVTYTNVIMQSAALYNDKGEFIGITPDYYPEEFKQDTRFVTMIVRNGDEKSFPQSFCTDYNDFVGTGTLEHPAGGCNLNNKLNRKGPGFFALGAPFTVEPGKTVIIDTFTGLSSSKDNENYSDAVMLRELDNLLRYFEKSESVEETLNEIINFHENYGKYFQFNTGNKLFDSGFNRNLAFQVLYQTFMSRSFGQTQKGYREIGFREIQDLFASMYYFINIGYQDFVKELLFEWTANVYKMGYANHNFYWVGKQPGLYSDDSLWLLQAYYRYIIYTKDTSVLNEEVPVADGNNEKRAVRETLKAIIQYSACISVGDHGLPLLDLADWNDCLKIDSNSIDGATKEKLYYEQLKKTNGKYGDRFMSDYSESVMNAFLLKLAIDHLAEIATLDNDTQLAQQMSELSKEVTDRIQKHAWKENFFARVLINRYKDGSYTYLGAKGDKLSADPNIDGVYFLNSFAWSVLSDVATDEQIAIMVDVIKKYLLTPYGLRLVTPADLNKIANDTATGHYFFGDRENGAVFKHASMMAVVALIKAAKKVKDNELAKEMARIAYFMIDLVLPYKNLENPFQVAGNPRICTQYINTDTGENIGPLLSGTATWLNLNLISLAGIEYTRDGISFNPILREEETQLNFTLKAPKCSYKFSITKPVGFARMESSEYELFVDGQKIDNTVIPMYTDEKEHIVTLKFK; translated from the coding sequence ATGATTACTAAAGTAACAGCGAGAAATAATAAGATAACACCTGTTGAGTTGTTGAATCAAAAGTTTGGAAACAAGATTAATCTGGGCAATTTTGCGGATGCTGTTTTTACTGACGCGGCGTTCAAAAATGTGGCAGGCATTGCAAATTTGCCTATGAAAGCGCCGGTAATGCAGGTTCTTATGGAAAACTGCATTGTTTCAAAATATCTGAAACAGTTTGTACCTGACCGGTCTGTTTGTTTTGTTGAAGAAGGACAGAAATTTTACATAGTACTTGAAGACGGTCAAAAAATTGAAGTGCCTGAGGATGTAAACAAGGCTCTCAGGGCTACGGTAAGTGATGTAAAGCATTGGGCAGGTTATTTGACGGAAGACGGGGAGCATGTAATCGACCTTTTAAAACCGGCTCCGGGTCCGCATTTTTATGTGAATTTGCTTATAGGAAACAGGCTTGGTTTTAAAAGGACATTGCAGACAACTCCGAAAAGTGTGGTTGACAGGTTCGGAAGAGGTTCGTTCCGTTCCCATGCTGCAACCCAGGTGCTGGCAACGAGATTTGACATGCGCCAGGAGGAAAACGGTTTTCCTGCGAACAGACAGTTCTATTTGTATGAAGACGGCAAACAGATTTTTTATTCCGCATTAATTGATGACAACATTGTTGAGGCTACCTGCAAACATTCATGCAATCGTACGGTAATAAAATATAAGACGGCATGTAATCTGGAAATTACAAGAACCATCTTCCTGGTGCCTCACAAGAAGGGATTCCCTCTTGCAACTGAATTACAGAGAATTGAAATAAAGAATGCGTCGGACAAGGCAAGGAATTTGTCCATTACATATACGGGAATGTTTGGAACGGGTGCCGTTCATGCGATATTTGAGGACGTAACATACACAAATGTTATCATGCAAAGTGCCGCCCTTTACAATGACAAGGGTGAGTTTATCGGAATAACTCCTGATTATTATCCTGAAGAATTTAAACAGGATACAAGATTTGTCACGATGATTGTCCGCAACGGGGACGAGAAATCATTCCCGCAGAGTTTCTGCACGGACTACAACGACTTTGTAGGCACAGGAACATTGGAGCATCCGGCAGGCGGATGTAATTTGAACAACAAGCTGAACCGCAAAGGTCCGGGATTCTTTGCCCTGGGTGCGCCGTTTACGGTTGAACCGGGCAAGACAGTCATAATAGACACTTTCACCGGTTTGTCTTCGAGCAAGGATAATGAAAATTACAGCGATGCAGTAATGCTCAGGGAACTGGACAATTTGCTGCGCTATTTTGAAAAAAGCGAATCTGTGGAAGAAACATTGAATGAAATTATCAACTTCCATGAAAATTATGGCAAATACTTCCAGTTCAATACCGGAAACAAGCTGTTTGATTCCGGATTTAACAGGAATTTGGCGTTCCAGGTATTGTATCAGACATTTATGTCCCGTTCTTTCGGACAAACACAGAAAGGATATCGTGAAATCGGATTCAGGGAAATTCAGGACCTGTTTGCATCCATGTACTATTTTATAAACATAGGATATCAGGATTTTGTAAAGGAATTGTTGTTTGAGTGGACGGCAAACGTATATAAAATGGGTTATGCAAACCACAACTTCTATTGGGTGGGCAAACAGCCGGGACTGTATTCCGATGACAGCCTGTGGCTCTTGCAGGCATATTACAGATATATTATTTATACAAAAGATACTTCGGTATTAAATGAGGAAGTACCGGTTGCCGACGGAAACAATGAAAAGAGGGCTGTAAGAGAAACGCTGAAGGCTATCATCCAGTATTCCGCTTGTATTTCTGTCGGTGATCATGGCCTTCCGCTGCTGGATCTTGCAGACTGGAATGACTGCCTGAAGATTGACAGCAACAGTATAGACGGTGCAACCAAAGAAAAGTTGTACTACGAACAGTTGAAGAAGACAAACGGCAAATATGGAGATCGCTTTATGAGCGATTATTCGGAAAGCGTGATGAATGCTTTCCTCTTGAAGTTGGCAATTGACCATTTGGCTGAAATTGCAACTTTGGATAATGACACTCAACTGGCCCAACAAATGAGTGAATTGTCAAAAGAGGTTACAGACCGCATTCAGAAACATGCCTGGAAAGAAAACTTCTTTGCCCGTGTTCTTATAAACCGTTACAAAGACGGTTCCTATACTTATTTGGGAGCAAAGGGCGACAAGCTTTCCGCTGATCCGAACATTGACGGCGTGTACTTCTTAAACAGTTTTGCATGGTCGGTGCTGTCCGATGTTGCAACCGATGAGCAAATAGCAATAATGGTGGATGTCATCAAAAAATATTTGTTAACTCCGTACGGCTTGCGTTTGGTAACACCTGCCGATTTGAACAAAATTGCAAATGATACTGCAACAGGGCATTACTTCTTTGGTGACAGGGAAAACGGTGCTGTCTTCAAACATGCTTCAATGATGGCAGTTGTTGCGCTTATCAAGGCTGCAAAGAAAGTAAAAGACAATGAGCTTGCCAAAGAAATGGCAAGAATAGCGTACTTTATGATAGACTTGGTACTGCCATACAAGAACCTTGAAAATCCGTTCCAGGTTGCAGGAAATCCAAGGATATGCACTCAATATATCAATACTGACACAGGAGAAAATATTGGACCTTTGTTGAGCGGGACGGCAACCTG